The following coding sequences are from one Granulicella arctica window:
- a CDS encoding CgeB family protein: MKILYAAGLSPNDSSLHRLMALERQGHVVVPLNLYRYDSPQILVRKIEFRLSMGPGVVRLNRDLLAAAEREQPDVLWADKLLWVWPKTLDKLRAMGIVTVSYMIDNPFGPRRDPGWRLYMKDIPHYNLHVVQRDRNVVEYREHGALDVIKIQTAYEPSLHFAPPAGWSDADRDREVSFIGTPYDQRAEFMTRLWKEFGVPVSVSGNKVWRSVLTADAAAAIYRSEELYGDAYRLGIWGSKINLSFITHSNLDEFVHKSFEIAGCGGFLLAERSAGHSQRFIEDEEAVFFSDIEECVAKIRRYLPDEAARTRIAAAGRARAERDGYHNDHQTGLVVERVRAILLQVRGDAGKVMA, translated from the coding sequence ATGAAGATTCTTTATGCGGCAGGGCTGTCGCCGAACGACTCATCGCTGCATCGGCTGATGGCACTTGAGCGGCAGGGGCATGTGGTGGTGCCGCTGAACCTGTACAGGTATGACTCTCCGCAGATTTTGGTGCGGAAGATTGAGTTTCGGCTGTCGATGGGTCCGGGCGTGGTGCGGCTGAATCGTGATCTGCTGGCGGCTGCGGAGCGGGAGCAGCCAGATGTCTTATGGGCGGATAAGCTGCTGTGGGTCTGGCCCAAGACGCTCGACAAGCTGCGTGCAATGGGGATTGTGACGGTGAGCTACATGATCGACAATCCGTTTGGACCGCGACGCGATCCGGGATGGCGACTGTACATGAAGGACATCCCGCACTATAACCTGCACGTGGTGCAGCGTGACCGGAACGTTGTGGAGTACAGGGAGCATGGGGCATTGGATGTGATCAAGATCCAGACAGCGTATGAACCTTCGCTGCACTTCGCTCCGCCTGCGGGATGGAGCGATGCGGATCGGGATCGGGAGGTGTCGTTTATCGGGACGCCCTACGATCAGCGGGCGGAGTTTATGACGCGGTTGTGGAAGGAGTTTGGGGTGCCGGTGTCGGTTTCTGGGAATAAAGTTTGGCGGTCGGTGCTGACGGCTGATGCTGCTGCGGCGATCTACCGGAGCGAAGAGCTGTATGGAGACGCGTACCGGCTGGGGATCTGGGGGTCCAAGATCAACCTGAGCTTTATCACGCATTCGAACCTGGATGAGTTTGTGCATAAGAGCTTTGAGATTGCGGGATGTGGTGGCTTCCTGCTGGCGGAGCGGTCTGCTGGACATAGTCAGAGGTTCATTGAGGATGAGGAGGCCGTGTTCTTTTCGGATATCGAGGAGTGCGTGGCGAAGATTCGCCGATACCTGCCGGACGAGGCGGCCAGGACGCGGATCGCTGCGGCGGGGCGAGCGCGTGCGGAGCGAGATGGGTATCACAATGATCACCAGACGGGGTTGGTTGTGGAACGGGTGCGAGCGATTCTGCTCCAGGTACGAGGGGATGCAGGCAAGGTGATGGCTTGA
- a CDS encoding ABC transporter permease codes for MRTLLHDLSFALRQLLRHPIYAATAILSMALGIGATAAVYSVLYGVLIDPFPYRDAAHIADIVTQSKADDKNNADFTLPDLEILRHAHAVTDVMAHRLISKLLTGGDFPESIHVAEGTGNYLQFLDAPPLLGRIFTYADAPANIAPQPVAVISYLFWKSHFAGSPSAVGSTIELDHQRYTVLGVMGPRFTWLDADVYLPLPGGIDPKTSLPTVLRIRPDLSRTAITAELDSLTRQIASRYPQTLQRGPYRVTVETLNDNLLGEFKGTLLTLFAAVLSLLLIGCSNVSILLLARGSARQYELAMRTALGAPRIRIIRQLLTEAVLLSVAGGVLGMAIAFAAIRLITVLIPQYSIPHEVVIALNLPVLLFSTLVSVAVGILAGLSPTLQLSKTKVAETMQATGSRTVTNSGSRTQGALIILQIALTVLLLAASGAAMRQFLEAYRARLGFDPHNVLLLFMAFPEHGHDAPQDRINYEDAMIDKIDSLPGVLSAASAVTGFPPTDGWIQQVDITGGPSGGSTRAVVSLNGADYFSVLKIPLLQGRSITRAEVLRGAHVAVVSSLFAQRYLATGGVLGRLISPQELAQAEAASPAAPTTGVAPAAASRQAPYQVIGVAEDLRNDGLHRPIQPEVYLPSSVLKHTGTGILVRTSTDPQAMIRPISKAIGTLDASQSIRQSYVFQDFLGEFIWARERFISSLFSLFALVALSLAAIGLVSVIAFRVEQRTHEIGIRSALGASRANILHTILRPAMFTTTTGLAIGILLSVGLSQFASRWTQSSMRSWSVLTGVSIILLLVAAIAGLLTARRAIQINPIEALRTE; via the coding sequence ATGCGAACGCTGCTGCACGATCTCTCCTTCGCCTTGCGTCAGCTCCTCCGGCACCCGATCTACGCCGCTACAGCCATCCTCTCCATGGCCCTTGGCATCGGTGCTACCGCTGCTGTATATAGCGTTCTCTACGGCGTCCTGATTGATCCCTTCCCGTACCGCGACGCGGCGCACATCGCCGACATCGTCACCCAGTCCAAGGCCGACGACAAGAACAACGCGGACTTCACCCTCCCCGACCTTGAGATCCTCCGTCACGCCCACGCCGTGACGGATGTGATGGCGCACCGCCTGATCAGCAAGCTCCTCACCGGCGGCGACTTTCCCGAGTCCATCCACGTCGCTGAGGGAACCGGAAACTACCTCCAATTTCTGGATGCGCCACCGCTGTTGGGCCGCATCTTTACCTACGCCGATGCCCCTGCCAACATCGCCCCGCAGCCTGTAGCCGTCATCAGCTATCTCTTCTGGAAGTCCCACTTCGCCGGTAGCCCCTCAGCCGTCGGCAGCACTATCGAGCTCGATCACCAGCGCTACACCGTCCTTGGCGTCATGGGCCCGCGCTTCACCTGGCTGGATGCCGATGTCTACCTTCCATTACCCGGCGGCATCGATCCCAAGACCTCTCTGCCCACCGTCCTCCGCATCCGGCCCGACCTCTCCCGGACCGCCATCACCGCTGAACTCGACAGCCTGACCCGTCAGATCGCCAGCCGCTATCCTCAGACCCTCCAGCGCGGGCCGTACCGGGTCACCGTTGAAACCCTTAACGATAATCTCCTTGGTGAGTTCAAGGGAACCCTCCTCACCCTCTTTGCCGCCGTCCTGTCCCTGCTTCTTATCGGCTGCAGCAACGTCTCCATCCTTTTGCTCGCCCGCGGCTCAGCTCGGCAGTACGAACTTGCCATGCGGACAGCCCTCGGCGCTCCCCGCATCCGCATCATCCGCCAATTGCTTACCGAAGCCGTACTCCTCTCGGTCGCGGGAGGCGTTCTCGGCATGGCGATCGCCTTCGCCGCCATTCGCCTGATCACCGTACTGATTCCTCAGTACTCCATACCGCACGAGGTCGTCATCGCCCTCAACCTGCCCGTGCTGCTCTTCAGCACCCTCGTCTCGGTCGCGGTCGGCATCCTCGCCGGCCTCTCCCCCACGCTCCAGCTCTCGAAGACGAAGGTCGCCGAAACCATGCAGGCCACCGGCAGCCGGACCGTCACCAACTCCGGTTCGCGCACCCAGGGCGCGCTCATCATCCTCCAGATCGCGCTCACCGTCCTGCTCCTTGCGGCCTCAGGTGCGGCGATGCGTCAGTTTCTTGAGGCCTACCGTGCCCGTCTCGGCTTCGACCCCCACAACGTCCTCCTCCTCTTCATGGCCTTTCCCGAGCACGGCCACGATGCTCCTCAGGACCGCATCAACTACGAGGACGCCATGATCGACAAGATCGACAGTCTTCCCGGTGTCCTCAGCGCCGCCAGCGCCGTTACCGGCTTTCCCCCGACCGATGGCTGGATTCAGCAGGTCGACATCACCGGCGGCCCCTCCGGCGGCAGCACCCGTGCCGTCGTCTCCCTCAACGGCGCGGACTACTTCTCCGTCCTGAAGATTCCCCTCCTCCAGGGCCGATCCATTACCCGTGCCGAGGTCCTTCGCGGCGCACACGTCGCCGTCGTCAGCAGCCTCTTTGCCCAGCGCTACCTTGCCACCGGTGGCGTCCTCGGCCGCTTGATCAGTCCGCAGGAGCTCGCCCAGGCCGAGGCCGCCAGTCCGGCCGCACCCACCACCGGCGTAGCACCCGCAGCAGCCTCGCGACAAGCTCCCTACCAGGTCATCGGCGTCGCTGAAGACCTGCGCAACGACGGTCTCCATCGCCCGATCCAACCCGAGGTATATCTCCCCTCAAGCGTCCTCAAACACACGGGCACCGGCATCCTGGTGCGCACCTCGACAGACCCCCAGGCCATGATTCGCCCGATCAGCAAAGCGATCGGCACCCTCGATGCCAGCCAGTCCATCCGCCAGTCTTACGTCTTTCAGGACTTTCTCGGCGAGTTCATCTGGGCCCGCGAGCGCTTCATCTCAAGCCTCTTCTCGCTCTTCGCCCTGGTTGCCCTCTCGCTCGCAGCCATCGGTCTCGTCAGCGTCATCGCCTTCCGCGTCGAGCAGCGCACCCACGAGATCGGAATCCGCTCCGCACTCGGTGCGAGCCGCGCCAACATCCTTCACACCATTCTTCGGCCCGCCATGTTCACCACCACTACGGGTCTAGCGATCGGCATCCTGCTCAGCGTAGGTCTTAGCCAGTTCGCATCTCGATGGACGCAAAGCAGCATGCGCAGTTGGTCTGTCCTCACCGGCGTCTCAATCATCCTCCTGCTCGTCGCCGCCATCGCCGGTCTGCTCACCGCGCGCCGCGCCATCCAGATCAACCCCATAGAAGCCCTGCGTACCGAATAA
- a CDS encoding (deoxy)nucleoside triphosphate pyrophosphohydrolase: MKDTIRKLESRPDAEVTRPLRLVVAALMLRKPPTGPAESLEVLICQRKPNEPMSLKWEFPGGKIEPGETAEQALARELNEELGIDATIGRRVAQVRHKYRNGGAIDLQFFVVNEYRGIPENRIFNDIRWSPLVALPGYDFLAADLGLVRDLADGRLL; the protein is encoded by the coding sequence GTGAAGGATACGATTCGCAAGCTCGAAAGCCGCCCCGACGCAGAGGTCACTCGACCGTTGCGCCTTGTCGTAGCTGCGCTCATGCTCCGCAAGCCACCCACCGGCCCGGCAGAATCCCTCGAAGTTCTCATCTGCCAGCGCAAGCCAAACGAACCCATGAGCCTCAAGTGGGAGTTCCCCGGCGGCAAGATCGAACCCGGCGAGACAGCCGAACAGGCGCTCGCCCGCGAACTCAACGAAGAGTTAGGAATCGACGCAACAATAGGCCGCCGTGTCGCCCAGGTCCGTCACAAGTACCGCAACGGCGGAGCCATCGACCTTCAGTTTTTCGTCGTCAACGAATACCGCGGCATCCCCGAAAACCGCATCTTCAACGACATCCGCTGGTCCCCCTTGGTCGCCCTCCCCGGCTACGACTTTCTAGCCGCCGACCTTGGCCTCGTCCGCGATCTAGCCGACGGCCGCCTTCTCTAA
- a CDS encoding magnesium transporter MgtE N-terminal domain-containing protein → MSKHVVNRTSVSTLMGTSVFDASGVLFGRVREFAVDSAADVHQVHALVVRRAAAKSGEAQVMVRVAEIQLGTDSRLTLGANAMPVEVPLPSDGGPGADTDGEAVYLLLERDLLDQQIIDINGHKVVRVNDVDLVWMPVCEAQPELMLRIAEVEVGIRGALRRLLKGLPVSTVDRLTRGFEPRVIPWEFVDLIERDPARRVKLKIGQDRLSRMHPSDIADILEELAPAERQALFNSLNDEVAADALEEVDAKMQQSLIESLDSEQIAGIVEEMDPGAAADLLAELSEERSDAILGEMDPAERQDVEELLEFESDSAAGRMTTEYIALGTEAAVVDAITALRSFEGDTDNVLDIFLIDEEGRITVVVPLVKLVLASGGDALKDLSDGHIVSCADDASGKKVAELFDKYNLRSLPVVDDQKRLIGVIHADQVIALLRGKH, encoded by the coding sequence ATGAGCAAGCATGTCGTGAACAGGACGAGTGTTTCTACGCTGATGGGGACGTCGGTCTTCGATGCCTCGGGCGTTCTGTTCGGGCGTGTGCGGGAGTTTGCGGTGGACTCGGCGGCGGATGTGCACCAGGTGCATGCGCTGGTGGTTCGGCGCGCGGCTGCGAAGTCCGGCGAGGCGCAGGTGATGGTGCGGGTCGCGGAGATCCAGCTTGGCACTGACAGCCGGTTGACGCTTGGGGCGAATGCGATGCCGGTGGAGGTGCCGTTGCCGAGTGACGGTGGGCCGGGTGCCGATACGGACGGCGAAGCGGTCTACCTGCTGCTGGAGCGAGACCTGCTGGATCAGCAGATTATCGACATCAACGGGCACAAGGTGGTGCGGGTCAACGATGTGGACCTAGTGTGGATGCCGGTGTGTGAGGCGCAGCCGGAGCTGATGCTGCGGATCGCGGAGGTTGAGGTCGGCATTCGGGGAGCGCTGCGACGGCTGCTGAAGGGACTGCCAGTGTCGACGGTCGATCGGCTGACGCGGGGATTTGAGCCCCGGGTGATTCCGTGGGAGTTTGTGGACCTGATCGAGCGCGATCCGGCGCGACGGGTGAAGCTGAAGATTGGGCAGGACCGGTTGTCGCGGATGCATCCGTCGGATATCGCGGACATTCTTGAGGAGCTGGCACCGGCGGAGCGGCAGGCACTCTTCAACAGCCTGAACGACGAGGTTGCGGCGGACGCGCTGGAAGAAGTGGACGCGAAGATGCAGCAGTCGTTGATCGAGTCGCTGGACTCGGAGCAGATTGCGGGCATTGTAGAGGAGATGGATCCGGGCGCAGCGGCTGACCTGCTGGCGGAGTTGTCGGAGGAGCGGTCGGACGCGATCCTCGGGGAGATGGACCCTGCGGAGCGGCAGGATGTAGAGGAGTTGCTGGAGTTTGAGAGTGACTCGGCTGCGGGACGAATGACAACGGAGTACATCGCGCTGGGAACCGAGGCTGCGGTCGTGGATGCGATTACGGCGCTGCGGTCGTTCGAGGGCGATACGGACAATGTGCTGGACATCTTCCTGATTGATGAGGAGGGGCGGATTACGGTGGTAGTGCCATTGGTGAAGCTGGTGCTTGCTTCAGGTGGGGATGCGCTGAAGGACCTTTCCGATGGGCACATTGTGAGCTGTGCGGATGATGCTTCGGGCAAGAAGGTAGCGGAGCTATTTGATAAGTACAACCTGCGGTCGCTGCCGGTGGTGGATGATCAGAAGCGGCTGATTGGCGTGATCCACGCTGACCAGGTGATTGCGCTGCTGCGTGGGAAGCACTGA
- a CDS encoding Nramp family divalent metal transporter has product MTFWRQWRVRIILFLAVLGPGFITANVDNDSGGIYTYSQAGAQYGYTLLWTMIPITLALIVVQEMCARMGAVTGKGLSDLIREEFGLRMTFIVLVLLVIVNFGNVVTEFAGIAGSMSLFHVSKYLSVPICALIVWALVVKGDYKNVEKVFLAASVFYIAYIIAGVLSGPDWHQAMLETVKLPPRGVWKDHAYVYMTIGVIGTTITPWMQFYLQSSIVEKGVTVRQYKASRLDVIVGSIFTDVVAWFIVVACAATLYTHGIRNITDAATAAEAMMPLAGKYAFVLFAAGLFNASLFAASILPLSTAYVVCEGMGFESGLDKGWKEAPFFYWFYTLLIALGAAVVLIPDFPMVKIAILSQVLNGILLPVVLIYMLKLINKKELMGKYTNSHWFNAVAWATAAIVIGLTVVYVWNLVLGG; this is encoded by the coding sequence TTGACGTTCTGGCGGCAGTGGCGGGTTCGGATCATTCTGTTTCTGGCGGTGCTGGGGCCAGGGTTCATTACGGCAAACGTCGATAACGACTCGGGTGGGATCTATACCTACTCGCAGGCGGGCGCGCAGTACGGGTACACGCTGCTGTGGACGATGATCCCGATTACGCTGGCGCTGATCGTTGTGCAGGAGATGTGCGCGCGGATGGGCGCGGTGACGGGCAAGGGCCTGAGCGACCTGATCCGCGAAGAGTTTGGGCTGCGGATGACGTTCATCGTGCTGGTGCTGCTGGTGATCGTGAACTTCGGCAACGTGGTGACGGAGTTCGCAGGGATTGCCGGGAGCATGTCGCTCTTCCACGTAAGCAAGTACCTGAGTGTGCCGATCTGCGCGTTAATCGTGTGGGCGCTGGTGGTGAAGGGCGACTACAAGAACGTTGAGAAGGTCTTCCTGGCGGCGAGTGTTTTTTATATCGCGTACATCATCGCCGGTGTGCTGAGCGGGCCTGACTGGCACCAGGCGATGCTGGAGACGGTGAAGCTTCCGCCGCGTGGCGTGTGGAAGGACCATGCGTATGTGTATATGACGATCGGTGTGATCGGGACGACGATTACCCCGTGGATGCAGTTTTATCTGCAGTCGTCGATTGTGGAGAAGGGCGTGACGGTGCGGCAGTACAAGGCGTCGCGACTGGACGTGATCGTTGGGTCAATCTTCACGGATGTGGTGGCGTGGTTCATCGTGGTGGCGTGTGCGGCTACGCTGTATACGCATGGGATTCGGAATATTACCGATGCGGCCACAGCAGCGGAGGCGATGATGCCGCTGGCGGGCAAGTATGCGTTCGTACTGTTTGCCGCGGGACTGTTCAACGCTTCGCTGTTTGCAGCTTCGATCCTGCCGCTATCTACGGCGTATGTAGTGTGCGAAGGAATGGGATTTGAGAGCGGGTTGGACAAGGGCTGGAAAGAGGCGCCGTTCTTCTACTGGTTCTATACGCTGCTGATCGCGCTTGGGGCGGCAGTGGTCCTGATCCCCGACTTTCCGATGGTCAAGATTGCGATCCTGTCCCAGGTTTTGAACGGGATTCTGTTGCCGGTGGTCTTGATTTATATGCTGAAGCTCATCAACAAGAAGGAGTTGATGGGGAAGTACACGAACTCGCATTGGTTCAACGCGGTGGCCTGGGCTACGGCGGCGATTGTGATCGGGTTGACGGTGGTTTATGTGTGGAATCTGGTGCTTGGCGGGTAA
- a CDS encoding DUF1801 domain-containing protein codes for MKAAIAAESASALIDGRIKELGDWRGATLAEVRRVIHEADAEIVEEWKWRGVPVWSDGGIVCTGETYKSVVKLTFANGAALADPSGLFNSSLDGNVRRAIDIHEGEAIDHSALKALIGAAVAHNRGKGRRKAAAKT; via the coding sequence ATGAAGGCTGCTATTGCTGCGGAATCTGCCTCTGCATTGATTGACGGGAGGATCAAGGAGCTTGGTGACTGGCGTGGGGCTACGCTCGCCGAGGTGCGGCGAGTGATCCACGAGGCCGACGCGGAGATTGTGGAAGAGTGGAAGTGGCGGGGCGTTCCGGTCTGGTCTGATGGCGGAATCGTGTGCACGGGTGAGACGTATAAGAGCGTGGTCAAGCTGACCTTCGCCAATGGGGCGGCGTTGGCTGACCCTTCAGGTCTGTTCAATTCCAGCCTCGACGGAAACGTCAGGCGCGCTATCGATATTCATGAAGGCGAGGCGATCGACCACTCCGCGTTGAAGGCATTGATTGGTGCAGCGGTGGCACACAACCGTGGCAAGGGCCGGCGGAAGGCCGCAGCGAAGACATAG
- a CDS encoding TonB-dependent receptor plug domain-containing protein: protein MRLISVLLVCSLAFTLNLNAAEIIRTKTSDAATPASSTTKASILPIAREIVVAVPRLRPYTTQSTILVETTAPPLSPTSHKITSTLIETAAGAFEDPSRYFQLLPGVISDSDQRNDFLVRGGNPSENLFVIDNIDIHSINHLALADTTGGFVSMIDNAAVQSMTLHTADHDAKFDDRLSAVVEISTIPDESHPAIRHMTEFGIAGVGGMDSRPLGNGNLFISGRQGILNLLTNDIGLNGVPHYTNNLVRADQTLANGDRLWGLSLTGIDSIAIHPDPNDSAETNPIDIHYSGWRNTTGLNYQHLFSAKSFGITTLSNSEQVQTIAQTAQLEASLPIYNEQTHDGDTALKTEYTLEANAHILLSAGATETLHRIDYSILQPAGASNFNPYTATSTIPSATNIRRNFATADDGSYAQVTFTLPANARFTVAARAHHWAFDHNFAFTPKASLTVPLGLTHSFSLGVADYAQLPSFLYLLSFPQNAALAPIRARHYTAAVTLIDRSRLRLTLAAYRKTYRDYPVSIDYPQLSMANIADTFGQAFLMFPMVSRGLGQATGTELSLDLRASSRLMLTGNIAYSRSRFSGLDGILRNGSFDLPLVANVAAVYRAGRGFTASARYTGTSGRPYTPDDLAASYQQNRDVYDLTQINALRSTPYARLDIRLEKATQYRTGTLLWHGGLDNALNRANFYAYQWQPIAGGTAQQNQMPRFPDGGVKYTF, encoded by the coding sequence ATGCGATTGATCTCCGTCCTGCTCGTCTGTTCACTAGCCTTCACCTTGAACTTAAACGCCGCCGAGATCATCCGTACCAAAACCTCCGACGCAGCTACGCCAGCAAGCTCGACCACCAAAGCTTCCATCCTCCCCATAGCCAGGGAAATAGTCGTAGCCGTCCCACGCCTTCGCCCCTACACCACCCAGAGCACCATCCTCGTCGAGACCACCGCTCCACCCCTCAGCCCCACCAGCCACAAGATCACCTCTACCCTCATCGAGACAGCCGCCGGAGCCTTCGAAGATCCCTCCCGCTACTTTCAGCTTCTCCCCGGCGTTATCTCCGACTCCGATCAGCGCAACGACTTCCTCGTCCGCGGCGGCAACCCCTCGGAGAACCTCTTCGTCATCGACAACATCGACATCCACTCCATCAACCACCTCGCCCTCGCCGACACCACCGGCGGCTTCGTCTCCATGATCGACAACGCCGCCGTCCAGTCCATGACCCTCCACACCGCCGACCACGACGCCAAGTTTGACGACCGCCTCTCCGCCGTCGTTGAAATCTCCACCATCCCCGACGAGTCCCACCCCGCCATCCGCCACATGACCGAGTTCGGCATTGCCGGAGTAGGTGGCATGGACTCCCGCCCCCTCGGCAATGGGAACCTCTTCATCTCCGGCCGCCAGGGCATCCTCAACCTGCTCACCAACGACATCGGCCTCAACGGCGTCCCGCACTACACCAACAACCTCGTCCGCGCCGACCAGACCCTCGCCAACGGTGACCGCCTCTGGGGACTCTCCCTCACCGGCATCGACTCCATCGCCATCCATCCCGACCCCAACGACTCCGCCGAGACCAACCCCATCGACATCCACTACAGCGGCTGGCGCAACACCACCGGCCTCAACTACCAGCACCTCTTCTCGGCAAAATCCTTCGGCATCACCACCCTTTCGAACTCCGAGCAGGTCCAGACCATTGCCCAGACCGCCCAGCTCGAAGCCAGCCTCCCCATCTACAACGAACAGACCCACGACGGTGACACCGCCCTCAAGACCGAATACACCCTCGAAGCTAACGCCCACATCCTTCTCAGCGCCGGGGCCACCGAGACCCTCCACCGCATCGACTACAGCATTCTCCAGCCCGCAGGCGCGTCCAACTTCAACCCCTACACCGCCACCAGCACCATCCCAAGCGCCACCAACATCCGTCGCAACTTCGCCACCGCCGACGACGGCAGCTACGCCCAGGTCACCTTCACCCTGCCCGCCAACGCGCGCTTCACCGTCGCCGCCCGCGCCCACCACTGGGCCTTCGACCACAACTTCGCCTTCACCCCCAAGGCCTCGCTCACCGTCCCGCTCGGCCTCACGCACTCCTTCAGCCTCGGCGTCGCCGATTACGCACAGCTCCCCTCCTTCCTCTATCTCCTCAGCTTCCCCCAGAACGCCGCCCTCGCCCCCATCCGCGCCCGCCACTACACCGCCGCCGTCACGCTCATCGACCGCAGCCGCCTCCGCCTCACCCTCGCCGCCTACCGCAAGACCTACCGCGATTACCCGGTCTCGATCGACTACCCGCAGCTCTCCATGGCCAACATCGCCGACACCTTCGGGCAGGCCTTCCTCATGTTCCCCATGGTCAGCCGCGGTCTCGGCCAGGCCACCGGCACCGAGCTTTCCCTCGACCTCCGCGCCTCGTCCCGCCTCATGCTCACCGGCAACATCGCCTACTCCCGCAGCCGCTTCTCCGGCCTCGACGGCATCCTCCGCAACGGCAGCTTCGACCTGCCCCTCGTCGCCAACGTAGCCGCCGTCTATCGCGCCGGTCGCGGATTCACCGCCTCCGCCCGCTACACCGGAACCTCAGGCCGCCCCTACACTCCCGACGACCTCGCCGCAAGCTATCAACAGAACCGTGACGTCTACGACCTCACCCAGATCAACGCCCTCCGCTCCACCCCCTATGCTCGCCTCGACATACGCCTCGAAAAAGCCACACAATACCGCACCGGCACCCTCCTCTGGCACGGCGGCCTCGACAACGCCCTCAACCGCGCCAACTTCTACGCCTACCAATGGCAACCGATCGCCGGAGGCACAGCCCAGCAAAACCAGATGCCCCGCTTCCCCGACGGCGGCGTCAAATACACCTTCTAA
- a CDS encoding pyridoxamine 5'-phosphate oxidase family protein, whose protein sequence is MSDFKELSGPEGLEKIGELIRDIRITMMATVASDGSIDSRPMATQKTDKFDGTVWFLTRHDSGKVREIEEDAHVTLAYANPSDSVYVSAKGRAKVSQDKAKIHELWNPMYKAWFPGGEDDPAITVLRVDIAEAEYWEASSSKLIMGAKYLAAAVTGGKVDVGEQGKVTV, encoded by the coding sequence ATGAGTGACTTCAAAGAATTGAGTGGGCCTGAGGGTCTGGAGAAAATTGGCGAACTGATCAGGGATATTCGGATCACAATGATGGCGACGGTCGCTTCAGATGGGTCGATCGATAGCCGACCGATGGCGACGCAGAAGACGGATAAGTTTGACGGAACGGTGTGGTTCCTGACGAGGCATGACTCAGGCAAGGTGCGTGAGATCGAGGAGGATGCGCATGTGACGCTGGCTTACGCGAATCCTTCGGACTCGGTGTACGTGTCAGCAAAGGGGCGGGCGAAGGTTAGCCAGGATAAGGCCAAGATCCATGAACTCTGGAATCCGATGTACAAGGCGTGGTTCCCAGGTGGGGAGGATGATCCTGCGATTACGGTGCTGCGGGTGGATATTGCCGAAGCTGAGTACTGGGAGGCTTCGTCAAGCAAGCTGATTATGGGTGCGAAGTATCTGGCGGCGGCTGTTACAGGCGGGAAGGTCGACGTTGGGGAGCAAG
- a CDS encoding HAD family hydrolase: MSTPLRTAQHLTTAEFHASVLELSPTVAVFDCDGTLWSGDAGSTFMKWTIETGLLSRDATDWLDDRYRLYKRGEVSELAICGEMLQVYVGLAESELRQSAAEFFRTRIERNIFPEMQELIASLQARGADIWAVSSTNDWVIEEGVRRFNIPSNRVLSARVQSVDGIVTNTLIDVPTDQGKVVSLANAGITVPDAVFGNSVHDAAMLAIARRAFPVNPTTALVDRSITEGWPVYYPASVRP; encoded by the coding sequence GTGTCGACCCCACTCCGTACCGCCCAGCACCTTACCACCGCCGAGTTTCACGCCTCCGTCCTTGAGCTATCCCCCACCGTCGCCGTGTTCGATTGCGACGGCACTCTCTGGTCCGGCGACGCTGGTTCGACCTTTATGAAGTGGACCATCGAGACCGGCCTCCTCTCCCGCGACGCCACCGACTGGCTCGACGACCGCTATCGCCTCTATAAGCGCGGTGAAGTCTCTGAACTTGCCATCTGCGGTGAAATGCTCCAGGTCTACGTAGGTCTCGCCGAAAGCGAGCTTCGCCAGTCCGCAGCCGAATTCTTCCGCACCCGCATCGAGCGCAACATCTTCCCCGAGATGCAGGAACTCATCGCCTCCCTTCAGGCTCGAGGTGCCGACATCTGGGCCGTTAGCTCCACCAACGACTGGGTTATCGAAGAAGGTGTTCGTCGCTTCAACATCCCCTCGAACCGCGTCCTCTCGGCCCGGGTCCAGAGTGTGGACGGCATCGTCACCAATACCCTCATCGACGTCCCGACCGATCAGGGCAAGGTCGTCTCCCTTGCTAACGCCGGCATCACCGTACCCGACGCCGTCTTCGGCAACTCCGTCCACGATGCCGCCATGCTCGCCATCGCTCGGCGTGCGTTCCCCGTAAACCCGACCACCGCCCTTGTTGATCGCAGCATAACCGAGGGCTGGCCCGTGTACTATCCAGCTTCCGTTCGCCCCTGA